A region of Candidatus Megaera polyxenophila DNA encodes the following proteins:
- a CDS encoding transposase — protein MQKNIKNQKKLIKKKKASVAIKSDALFKRIMQEEVAAKEFLEYYLPREFKDLIDLSKIRIEKESFVEEGLKRRLSDIIYSVKTKENEEAFVYVLIESQSTADYWISFRLWKYMLLLLERHMKDKNRLPLIVPLLVYNGTKKYDSPRNLWDLFIAPEQARKLMTEDYRLVDLQSMPDDEIKKKQHLGMLEYFLKHIHQRDMLKLWGEFLEEFKEVVLIDKANGYIYLKQFIWYTDAKVPEERKQLLEQLIKDSLSKEDTDNIMRTIADSYIEEGFNKGLVRGIEKGREEGREEGIQAGMEKAASNMLKSNLDLKFISSVTGLPIEILQKLKASL, from the coding sequence ATGCAAAAAAATATAAAAAATCAAAAGAAACTGATTAAAAAAAAGAAAGCTTCGGTAGCAATTAAAAGTGATGCATTGTTTAAAAGGATAATGCAGGAAGAGGTAGCAGCAAAAGAGTTTTTAGAATATTATTTGCCAAGAGAATTTAAGGATTTAATAGACTTATCAAAGATCAGAATAGAGAAGGAGAGCTTTGTTGAAGAGGGGTTAAAAAGAAGGCTAAGTGATATAATCTACTCCGTTAAAACCAAAGAAAACGAGGAAGCATTTGTATATGTACTTATAGAAAGTCAATCAACAGCTGATTATTGGATAAGTTTCAGGTTATGGAAATATATGTTGCTTCTGCTCGAAAGGCATATGAAGGATAAAAACAGGCTACCTTTAATTGTCCCTTTACTTGTATATAATGGAACAAAAAAATATGACTCCCCAAGGAACTTGTGGGATTTGTTTATCGCACCCGAACAAGCCAGGAAATTAATGACGGAAGATTACAGGCTTGTTGATTTACAATCGATGCCCGATGATGAGATTAAAAAGAAGCAACATTTAGGGATGCTGGAATATTTTTTAAAACATATACATCAGCGTGATATGCTTAAACTATGGGGAGAGTTCTTAGAAGAGTTCAAAGAAGTTGTATTAATCGACAAAGCAAATGGATATATTTACTTAAAGCAATTTATCTGGTATACTGATGCAAAAGTTCCAGAAGAAAGAAAGCAGTTACTGGAGCAGTTAATTAAAGATAGTCTATCAAAAGAAGATACTGATAACATTATGAGAACTATTGCAGATTCATACATCGAAGAAGGATTTAACAAAGGTCTGGTTCGAGGTATTGAAAAAGGTAGAGAAGAAGGTAGAGAAGAGGGGATACAAGCCGGCATGGAAAAAGCCGCAAGTAACATGCTTAAATCCAACCTGGATTTAAAATTCATTTCTTCTGTTACTGGCTTGCCTATTGAAATTCTCCAAAAACTCAAAGCTTCTTTGTAG
- a CDS encoding transposase yields the protein MQHDNRKQNLQKFVLIFQSTIVDDFIKSLASNFSTITSRKSKPGISNYLSISEVLTIIIGYYDSCCDCFKHYYQQVIMRYHTIDFKLVSYANFTKLIGRNMPYLMLLLHHLLTKCTGLSFVDATSIAVCKNYRINSHKVFKGIAARSKTTKGWFFGLKLHLIIDPEGNLIKVCFSSGNKDDRKGLRSMISGIYGKVFGDRGYISTELFEDLYAKGIQLVTRVKKNMKNMLMPITDKVMLLKRALIETVIGKLKFLEKLEHSRHRSVTNAFSHMLSCLINYQLQENKPSIKSLLPIEDLDMQN from the coding sequence ATGCAGCATGATAATAGGAAACAAAATCTACAAAAATTTGTCTTGATTTTTCAGTCCACTATAGTCGATGATTTTATAAAAAGTTTGGCGAGTAATTTTTCTACAATTACTAGTAGAAAATCTAAGCCAGGTATAAGTAATTATTTATCAATAAGTGAAGTACTAACAATAATAATTGGTTACTATGATTCTTGTTGTGATTGTTTTAAACATTATTATCAACAAGTAATCATGCGCTATCATACAATAGACTTTAAACTTGTGAGCTATGCGAATTTTACTAAATTGATAGGCAGAAATATGCCGTATTTAATGCTATTGTTACATCATTTACTTACAAAATGCACTGGCCTTTCTTTTGTGGATGCTACCAGTATAGCAGTTTGCAAGAATTATCGCATCAACTCACATAAAGTGTTTAAAGGAATAGCGGCTAGAAGTAAAACCACAAAAGGATGGTTTTTTGGACTTAAACTACATTTGATCATAGATCCAGAAGGCAATCTGATCAAAGTTTGTTTTAGTAGTGGTAATAAGGATGACAGAAAAGGGTTGAGAAGCATGATTTCTGGTATTTATGGCAAAGTTTTTGGAGATCGTGGTTATATATCTACAGAGTTGTTTGAAGATTTATACGCTAAAGGCATTCAGCTTGTCACTCGAGTTAAAAAGAATATGAAAAATATGCTAATGCCAATTACAGATAAGGTAATGTTGCTCAAAAGAGCACTGATAGAAACCGTGATAGGAAAACTTAAATTTCTTGAGAAATTGGAGCATTCTAGGCATAGATCAGTTACAAATGCATTTAGTCATATGCTATCTTGCTTGATCAATTACCAGTTGCAAGAAAATAAGCCTTCTATAAAAAGCTTGCTACCAATAGAGGATCTAGATATGCAAAATTAA
- a CDS encoding integrase — MTKKHIKNFSAEYKTKVVLELLESEVTISQLSKKYEITPKTIQNWKKHFLSNASMAFEPAKVVSEYKTEIEELKSQNDELAKALGKATIERDWALGKLNGLDIANKRDLVDSKLKELSMARQCELLKINRSMLYYQPQIMSLYNKKIMDRIDEIYTDNPEYGYRFIYKSLLEEGLNIGRDRTLKYMGIMGIEAIYPKKKKSISMQNKDHKIYPYLLEPYWQIYNGSRSVYVPRSNEVWSGDITYIRTPIGFMYMAAIIDWHSKAILSYKLSNSMDASLVTSILEDALSKYPPPLIFNSDQGSQYTGSEHIKILEKYGIQISMNGKGRSIDNIVMERFFKTLKYNCIFINEFNNISELREGINIYVDKYNNRRFHSSIGYKKPMDVYLNALQNAA; from the coding sequence ATGACAAAAAAGCATATTAAAAATTTCAGTGCAGAATATAAAACTAAAGTAGTGTTGGAATTACTAGAATCGGAGGTAACTATATCTCAATTATCAAAGAAATATGAAATTACTCCAAAGACTATTCAAAATTGGAAGAAGCATTTTTTAAGTAATGCATCAATGGCTTTTGAGCCGGCAAAAGTAGTCAGTGAGTACAAAACAGAAATTGAGGAGTTAAAATCTCAAAATGATGAATTAGCAAAAGCTCTGGGGAAGGCTACAATAGAGAGGGACTGGGCGTTGGGAAAGCTAAACGGCTTGGATATAGCAAATAAACGAGATCTTGTCGATTCCAAGCTGAAAGAATTATCAATGGCAAGACAATGCGAATTATTGAAGATAAATAGATCTATGCTTTATTATCAGCCCCAAATAATGAGCTTATACAACAAAAAGATTATGGATAGAATAGATGAAATATATACAGATAATCCAGAGTATGGTTATCGTTTTATTTATAAATCTTTATTAGAGGAAGGATTAAATATTGGTAGAGATCGTACTCTCAAATACATGGGTATTATGGGTATAGAGGCTATTTATCCAAAGAAAAAGAAATCTATCTCTATGCAGAATAAAGATCATAAGATATATCCATATCTCCTTGAGCCTTATTGGCAAATATATAACGGTAGTCGGTCTGTATACGTACCAAGATCAAATGAAGTATGGAGCGGGGATATAACATACATTAGAACCCCGATAGGCTTTATGTATATGGCAGCAATTATAGATTGGCACAGTAAAGCTATATTGAGTTATAAACTGTCAAATTCAATGGATGCAAGCCTTGTAACGAGTATTTTAGAAGACGCTCTTAGTAAGTACCCACCTCCGCTGATATTCAATAGTGATCAAGGTAGTCAGTATACCGGCTCAGAACATATAAAAATACTCGAGAAATACGGTATACAAATCTCTATGAACGGTAAAGGCAGAAGCATCGATAACATTGTTATGGAGAGATTTTTTAAGACTCTAAAATATAATTGTATATTTATAAATGAATTTAACAATATCTCAGAACTTAGGGAGGGGATTAACATATATGTAGATAAATATAATAATAGAAGATTTCATTCTAGTATTGGTTATAAAAAACCTATGGATGTTTATCTCAATGCATTACAAAATGCAGCATGA
- a CDS encoding group 1 glycosyl transferase produces MVENNCFSHKARQLYWVRTINDNINILITNSLYTEKRLKCIGIKIPFKRFVGGVDVSGFKNIKHQKNDLVTIFCAARFVPYKNYSLMISVINELVLCGLKFKVKLAGDGPLFTKIKKQVQEHNLNSVVEFLGVLDNTQVFQEIFNADIYMQLSKDEVTKVEGGSYIHSEGMGRAILEALSAGTFVIAGKSGALPEIVYPPHGLLINLTDEAQEIAKRTAHIVKKPAVKMKIQTNFDWNKIFTGYEKLFRNI; encoded by the coding sequence TTGGTTGAGAATAATTGCTTTAGTCATAAAGCACGCCAGTTATATTGGGTTAGAACAATAAATGATAATATTAATATATTAATTACCAACTCATTATATACTGAAAAAAGGCTTAAATGCATTGGAATCAAAATCCCTTTTAAACGATTTGTTGGAGGAGTAGACGTTTCTGGTTTTAAAAATATTAAGCACCAAAAAAATGATTTAGTTACTATTTTTTGTGCTGCACGTTTTGTTCCTTATAAAAATTATTCATTAATGATATCAGTAATTAATGAATTGGTCCTGTGTGGTTTAAAGTTTAAAGTTAAATTAGCAGGAGATGGGCCCTTGTTTACTAAAATAAAAAAGCAAGTTCAGGAACATAACTTAAACTCAGTTGTTGAGTTCTTAGGTGTATTAGATAACACACAGGTATTTCAAGAAATTTTCAATGCAGATATTTATATGCAGCTTAGTAAAGACGAAGTAACAAAAGTTGAAGGTGGTTCTTATATTCACTCAGAAGGAATGGGACGTGCAATCCTGGAAGCGTTATCAGCTGGAACTTTTGTTATTGCAGGAAAAAGTGGGGCATTACCAGAAATTGTGTATCCTCCTCATGGTCTATTAATTAACCTAACTGATGAAGCACAAGAAATTGCTAAACGTACTGCACATATAGTAAAAAAACCTGCTGTTAAAATGAAAATTCAAACTAATTTTGACTGGAATAAAATTTTCACAGGCTATGAGAAATTATTTAGAAATATTTAA
- a CDS encoding transposase: MIHNIYMASSREEAESSWKKFILAYSAKYPKATECLLKNEKELLAFYDFPGEHWIHLRTTNPIESTFATVKHRTRKSRNCFSRNTIIAATYKLFLEAEKRWKPLRGKNRIAQVINMEKFIDGIHVSEISNDNLNEKKYVA; encoded by the coding sequence ATGATACATAATATTTATATGGCTAGTTCTAGAGAAGAAGCTGAATCCAGTTGGAAAAAATTTATCTTGGCTTATTCTGCTAAATATCCTAAGGCTACAGAATGCTTATTGAAAAATGAAAAAGAGTTATTAGCTTTTTACGATTTTCCAGGGGAGCACTGGATACATTTGCGGACAACTAATCCTATTGAATCTACCTTTGCTACGGTTAAGCATAGAACTAGAAAATCTAGGAATTGTTTTTCGAGAAATACTATTATTGCTGCTACCTATAAATTATTCCTTGAAGCAGAAAAAAGGTGGAAACCTTTACGAGGTAAAAACCGCATTGCCCAAGTTATTAATATGGAAAAATTTATAGATGGAATTCATGTAAGTGAAATTAGTAACGATAACTTAAATGAGAAAAAATATGTTGCCTAA
- a CDS encoding UDP-N-acetylglucosamine 2-epimerase: MQMKNILTVIGTRPEAIKLIPLAIKLNDSRFLRNKICITRQHISLVDSLFTSNNIKVDYQFRPYKKNAFLSQSFAYMLLQFNNLLGVTKPDLIIVQGDTTTGLVAALAGFYAKIKVAHVEAGLRSGNLYSPWPEEAHRIIIDKISNYFFVPTEKAKTCLINEGVNDDKIWVVGNTSIDAIKVISENIKSNFDLSNKSIVVTLHRRENHGEPLINICNALKNIARNFPDVRINFCLHPNPSVHNKVKEILSGISNIKLLAALDHAEFVKLLTQCIFIITDSGGIQEESTFLGKPVLIARNVTERTELIEKGTGILVGTNTENIFKHSRMLLEDPILLSKMSKIHFPYGDGYASERIVKILEKIELLSNVVYEKN; the protein is encoded by the coding sequence ATGCAAATGAAGAACATTCTAACAGTAATTGGTACAAGACCAGAAGCAATAAAACTGATTCCACTCGCTATAAAACTAAATGACAGTAGATTTTTGAGAAATAAAATATGTATTACAAGGCAACATATATCACTAGTTGATTCATTGTTTACCAGTAATAATATAAAGGTTGATTATCAATTCAGGCCTTATAAGAAAAATGCTTTTTTATCTCAGAGCTTTGCCTATATGTTATTACAATTTAATAACCTACTAGGAGTAACAAAACCAGATTTAATAATTGTCCAAGGTGATACTACTACAGGATTAGTAGCAGCACTAGCCGGTTTTTATGCTAAAATTAAAGTTGCGCACGTCGAGGCGGGATTACGTAGTGGTAATTTATATTCTCCATGGCCGGAAGAAGCACACAGAATAATTATTGATAAAATCAGTAATTATTTTTTTGTTCCAACAGAAAAAGCAAAAACTTGCCTTATTAATGAAGGAGTAAATGATGATAAAATTTGGGTTGTAGGTAATACTTCAATTGATGCAATAAAAGTTATTAGTGAAAATATAAAATCTAATTTCGATTTATCAAACAAAAGTATAGTCGTAACTCTTCACCGAAGAGAAAATCATGGTGAACCATTGATAAACATTTGCAATGCTTTAAAAAATATAGCTAGGAATTTTCCTGATGTTAGAATCAACTTTTGTCTCCATCCTAATCCTTCAGTACATAATAAAGTAAAAGAAATATTGTCTGGAATAAGTAATATAAAACTATTAGCAGCTTTAGATCACGCTGAATTTGTAAAACTTTTAACTCAATGTATTTTTATAATAACTGACTCTGGTGGCATCCAAGAAGAATCGACATTTTTGGGTAAGCCGGTTCTTATTGCAAGAAACGTGACAGAAAGAACTGAACTTATAGAAAAAGGTACAGGGATTTTAGTTGGCACTAATACAGAAAATATTTTTAAACATTCTAGAATGTTATTGGAAGATCCTATTTTATTATCAAAGATGTCAAAAATACATTTTCCATATGGAGATGGTTATGCTTCTGAACGTATAGTAAAAATACTAGAGAAAATAGAGTTATTGTCAAATGTTGTGTATGAAAAAAATTAG
- a CDS encoding transposase yields MSKKAKQYSATEKTKIVIEAIKAEMTIAQISSKYGVHATQIQAWKKRGIENLVSGFQVKPATKDPDNQDLIKQLYEQIGQLSVERDWLKKKSTLFGLGN; encoded by the coding sequence ATGTCTAAAAAAGCGAAGCAATATAGTGCGACGGAAAAAACAAAAATTGTTATAGAAGCAATAAAAGCTGAAATGACAATAGCACAAATAAGCAGTAAGTACGGGGTTCATGCAACTCAAATACAAGCATGGAAAAAAAGAGGTATAGAAAATTTAGTTAGTGGTTTTCAAGTTAAGCCGGCAACAAAAGATCCAGACAATCAAGATTTGATAAAACAATTATATGAACAAATAGGACAGTTAAGCGTTGAGCGTGACTGGCTGAAAAAAAAATCTACATTGTTTGGACTTGGAAACTAG
- a CDS encoding integrase has translation MIDNNCRNLSIARQCDLLLINKSTYYYKAKGITTRDLEIMKVIDEIYTEHPYFGARRMSRHLVPFGIVIGRKAVSRYYGIMAIEAIYPKMNLSKRNQAHKVYPYLLKGVEITKTNQVWSTDITYIRMAQGFVYLVAIIDWFSRYILSWKVSISLESDFCIDALEEALEKHGQPEVFNTDQGSQFTSKNFIHELVKREIKISMDGKGRALDNVFIERFWRSLKQEKIYLIILNTVKEVKNAITDYITFYNSKRMHQSLEYLTPEQVYLTKIIG, from the coding sequence ATGATTGATAATAATTGTAGAAATCTAAGCATTGCTAGGCAATGCGATCTACTTTTAATTAATAAATCTACTTATTATTACAAGGCAAAAGGAATAACTACAAGAGACTTAGAAATAATGAAAGTAATTGATGAAATCTACACAGAGCATCCGTATTTCGGGGCCAGAAGAATGTCCAGGCATCTTGTACCGTTTGGAATTGTTATCGGTCGCAAAGCGGTAAGTCGTTATTACGGAATAATGGCAATAGAAGCCATTTATCCTAAAATGAATTTAAGCAAGCGCAACCAAGCTCATAAGGTATATCCTTATCTTTTAAAAGGCGTTGAAATTACTAAGACAAATCAGGTATGGAGCACCGATATAACTTATATTAGAATGGCACAAGGATTTGTATATCTAGTAGCCATTATTGATTGGTTTAGCCGTTATATTCTGAGCTGGAAGGTTTCAATTAGCTTAGAAAGTGATTTTTGCATCGACGCACTAGAAGAAGCCCTAGAAAAGCACGGTCAACCTGAGGTTTTTAATACCGATCAAGGTTCTCAATTTACGTCAAAAAATTTCATCCACGAACTTGTTAAACGTGAAATCAAGATTAGCATGGACGGTAAAGGTAGGGCTTTAGATAATGTATTTATTGAAAGATTTTGGCGTTCATTAAAACAAGAAAAAATATATTTGATAATTTTAAATACTGTCAAGGAGGTAAAAAATGCTATAACAGATTACATAACTTTTTATAATAGTAAAAGGATGCACCAATCCTTGGAATATTTAACTCCAGAACAGGTGTATTTAACAAAAATTATTGGCTAA
- a CDS encoding UDP-N-acetyl-D-mannosamine dehydrogenase: MIGGIDKESTLRAVEFYKTFSSGKISLTDAKTAEAIKLAENTYRDINIAYANELSIIADILNIDISLLIKLANEHPRVNILEPGIGVGGHCIAVDPHFLIFSAPNESSLITTARKVNDTKSNWIIKKIIVD; this comes from the coding sequence GTGATTGGAGGTATAGATAAAGAATCAACTCTCCGTGCTGTTGAATTTTATAAAACATTTTCATCCGGTAAAATATCACTTACCGATGCCAAAACTGCGGAAGCAATAAAACTCGCCGAAAATACATATAGAGATATTAATATTGCATATGCTAATGAGCTTTCGATAATTGCAGATATATTAAATATAGATATAAGTCTATTAATTAAATTAGCTAATGAACATCCTAGAGTTAATATACTAGAACCAGGTATAGGAGTTGGAGGACATTGTATAGCAGTTGATCCACATTTTTTAATTTTTTCAGCTCCAAACGAATCCAGTTTGATTACAACTGCACGTAAAGTTAACGATACAAAAAGTAACTGGATTATCAAAAAGATTATAGTGGACTGA
- a CDS encoding UDP-N-acetyl-D-mannosamine dehydrogenase — protein sequence MYKDSVCVVGLGYVGLPTACVLANSGYSVFGVDIDENVINNIRSSDYLNSEPGLQDLLNKVIANNSIKFSTNITLAEIYIITVPTPLNSKFEPNISYVENAIDSIIPYIKPGNLIIIESTCPIGTTEGVTSRLRSACADVHVAYCPERILPGHIIYELKHNI from the coding sequence ATGTATAAAGATTCTGTATGTGTAGTAGGATTAGGATATGTAGGACTACCAACTGCGTGTGTTTTAGCAAATTCTGGTTATTCAGTGTTTGGTGTTGATATAGACGAGAATGTTATTAATAATATAAGATCTTCAGATTATTTAAATTCAGAACCAGGGCTACAAGATTTACTAAACAAGGTTATTGCAAATAATTCTATAAAATTTTCTACAAATATTACCCTTGCAGAAATATATATAATTACGGTACCAACCCCACTAAATAGTAAATTTGAACCAAATATTTCTTATGTAGAGAATGCTATAGATTCAATAATTCCTTATATAAAACCCGGGAATTTAATAATAATTGAATCAACATGTCCTATTGGGACAACTGAAGGTGTGACAAGTAGGCTTAGATCTGCTTGTGCTGATGTACACGTTGCTTATTGTCCAGAACGAATATTACCTGGACATATTATTTATGAATTAAAGCATAATATATAG
- a CDS encoding transposase: MLILDDAIEEKAYTDKNEIVAWNCSHVKSRYPKGINILSCLVSYGEVVLTFGYEIIRKDVSFSDIETRKVKHKSSISKNRHFCGLIQQSIDNKVLFDHILSDNLFSSKQRM, encoded by the coding sequence GTGCTGATATTAGATGATGCGATAGAAGAGAAGGCGTATACAGATAAAAATGAAATAGTTGCCTGGAATTGCTCTCATGTTAAAAGTAGATATCCAAAAGGGATAAACATCTTGTCGTGCTTGGTTTCGTATGGTGAGGTAGTACTGACTTTTGGATATGAAATCATTCGTAAGGATGTCAGTTTTTCCGATATTGAGACTAGAAAAGTAAAGCATAAATCTAGCATTAGCAAAAACCGACATTTTTGTGGACTAATACAGCAATCTATAGATAACAAAGTTCTGTTTGATCATATTTTATCAGATAACTTGTTTAGTTCTAAACAAAGAATGTAG
- a CDS encoding pterin-4-alpha-carbinolamine dehydratase — MENDYTHLLDKTYITYQEKRSTLSSDLALRLLSELGKSWIINVDGQLYKEYYFDNFIDAIKFANEVAEIAELQNHHPDLEISWGKCKVKIWTHSINGLTENDFILAAKINSLLA, encoded by the coding sequence ATGGAAAATGATTATACTCACTTATTAGACAAAACTTATATTACATATCAGGAAAAGAGATCTACCTTAAGTTCTGATCTAGCTTTAAGGTTATTATCAGAATTAGGAAAAAGTTGGATTATTAATGTTGATGGTCAATTATATAAAGAATATTATTTTGATAATTTTATTGATGCAATCAAATTTGCTAACGAAGTAGCTGAGATAGCGGAACTGCAGAACCATCACCCTGATCTAGAAATTTCTTGGGGGAAATGTAAAGTTAAAATATGGACCCATAGTATTAATGGTCTAACCGAAAATGACTTTATCCTGGCAGCAAAGATTAACAGCTTATTAGCATAA
- a CDS encoding membrane protein, whose product MLPNIIKIEILTYIKKSHYYARPKKHTISKRIENLNMDDKIYTTICVLFAVLIVMGNMIYQKFVVLPILPFHTFELSVGAITYPLTFLLTDLIAEFYGKNKANFCVKLALTMNIMVAILIAIMDSLTATDWSKIDDIIFHKVFGLYSVAFVGSIIACYTAQLIDINIYLWIRKITKGKYLWLRNNSSTAISLLVDTTIVISFMSLFGALPIDKMSTLIINSYLYKLFFAICSTPLFYAIVSLIKHIKKLP is encoded by the coding sequence ATGCTTCCCAATATTATAAAAATCGAAATATTGACTTATATTAAAAAATCACATTACTATGCACGCCCCAAAAAACATACTATTTCAAAGAGGATAGAAAACTTAAACATGGATGATAAAATTTATACAACAATATGCGTATTATTTGCGGTACTTATTGTTATGGGTAATATGATATATCAAAAATTTGTTGTTTTACCAATATTACCTTTTCATACTTTTGAACTGTCAGTGGGAGCCATAACATACCCTCTAACTTTTTTACTGACAGATTTAATAGCCGAGTTTTATGGTAAAAATAAAGCTAACTTTTGTGTCAAGCTTGCATTAACAATGAATATAATGGTAGCGATATTAATAGCAATTATGGATTCACTCACTGCAACTGACTGGTCCAAAATTGACGATATAATTTTTCATAAAGTATTTGGGTTATATAGTGTAGCATTTGTTGGCTCCATTATCGCCTGTTATACCGCTCAGCTAATTGATATTAATATTTATTTATGGATACGCAAAATAACCAAAGGTAAGTATTTATGGTTAAGAAATAACAGTAGTACTGCCATCTCATTATTAGTAGATACAACCATTGTGATTAGCTTTATGAGTCTTTTTGGTGCACTACCAATCGATAAAATGAGCACACTTATAATTAATAGCTATTTATACAAACTATTCTTTGCAATATGTAGTACTCCATTATTTTATGCAATTGTTAGTTTGATAAAGCACATAAAAAAATTACCATAA
- a CDS encoding transposase yields the protein MDITTVGIDIAKRIFQIHGVNKNGKTVLKKKLMRDQVLIFMSNLPKCLVGIEACGGANYWAREISKLGHEVKLMAPQFVKPYVKTNKNDQADSEAICEAVSRPNMRFVPVKSVEQQDILSIHRVRERLVRNRTALVNEIRGLLLEFGIAIPQGINKISTKLTEILDEGTLSQLSYQTFSELREEFLDNDKKIKELEKRLKIIASGLDRYKQLTIIPGIGLITATALIASVGNGSCFENGRQLSAWLGLVPRQNSSGGKEQLLSISKRGNVYLRTLLIQGARAVLNAKLRFTTEDQRARKDYSKFTEWMFNLSERRSHNIAVVAVANKLARVVFAVLSNDYNEYKVCS from the coding sequence ATGGATATTACAACAGTAGGCATAGATATTGCAAAAAGAATTTTCCAAATTCATGGAGTTAACAAAAATGGTAAGACAGTGTTAAAGAAAAAATTGATGAGAGATCAAGTATTAATTTTTATGTCTAATTTACCAAAGTGTCTAGTGGGGATAGAAGCTTGCGGTGGTGCCAATTATTGGGCAAGAGAGATTAGTAAGCTGGGACATGAAGTAAAGTTAATGGCTCCACAATTTGTAAAGCCCTATGTAAAAACTAATAAAAACGATCAGGCTGATAGCGAAGCAATATGTGAAGCGGTATCAAGACCTAATATGAGATTCGTACCAGTAAAGAGCGTAGAGCAACAGGATATTTTGTCAATACATAGAGTTAGAGAAAGATTAGTAAGAAATCGTACCGCGCTTGTTAATGAAATTAGAGGATTGTTACTTGAGTTTGGTATAGCTATTCCTCAAGGAATAAATAAGATTAGTACAAAATTAACAGAGATTTTAGATGAAGGAACTTTAAGTCAGTTGAGCTATCAAACGTTTAGTGAGTTGAGAGAAGAATTTTTAGACAATGATAAAAAAATAAAAGAGTTAGAGAAACGATTAAAAATAATAGCTAGCGGATTAGATAGATACAAGCAATTAACAATTATACCTGGGATAGGTTTAATTACCGCTACAGCATTAATAGCATCTGTAGGCAATGGCAGCTGTTTTGAGAATGGTAGACAATTATCGGCATGGCTTGGATTAGTACCAAGACAAAATTCCAGTGGAGGTAAGGAACAATTGCTGAGTATTAGTAAAAGAGGGAATGTATATTTACGAACTTTATTAATTCAAGGAGCAAGAGCAGTACTTAATGCAAAGCTAAGATTTACTACTGAGGATCAAAGGGCTAGAAAAGATTATAGTAAATTTACTGAATGGATGTTTAATTTATCTGAGCGACGTAGCCATAATATAGCGGTTGTCGCAGTGGCTAATAAGCTGGCAAGGGTGGTGTTTGCAGTTCTTAGTAATGATTATAATGAATACAAAGTTTGCAGTTAG